A window of Ignavibacterium sp. contains these coding sequences:
- the gatB gene encoding Asp-tRNA(Asn)/Glu-tRNA(Gln) amidotransferase subunit GatB, producing the protein MQIKNSKYEAVIGLEVHAQLLTETKAFCGCSTKFGDAPNSNVCPVCLGHPGVLPVLNKKVVEFTVLMGLATNCTINKHSIFARKNYFYPDLPKGYQISQYEEPICENGFIEVNLSDGSTKKIRIKRIHMEEDAGKSIHDQSEYTLVDVNRCGVPLIEIVTEPDINSSEEAYQYLTKIKQIVQYLGICDGNMEEGSLRCDANVSVRLKGEKKLGVKTEIKNMNSFRNVERALNYEIERQIDLLEDGEEIIQQTLLWNADLNEALPMRSKEEAHDYRYFPDPDLLPVIVDDEWKNKISSLMPELPEAKFKRFVQQYNLPEYDADILTQSKAIADYYEKVSSVASDYKSVSNWIMTDVLGYLNEHKIEIEQFPISAENLGKLINLITDGTISSKIAKEVFQLMLKSNDTPDKIVEEKNLVQISDEGEIIKVINSILDKNKNQIDEYLSGKDKVLGFFVGQVMKETKGKANPQMVNQLLKSELEKYRK; encoded by the coding sequence ATGCAGATAAAAAACAGTAAATACGAAGCGGTAATCGGACTCGAAGTTCACGCACAACTTCTCACCGAAACAAAAGCATTTTGTGGCTGTTCCACTAAATTTGGTGATGCACCGAATTCAAATGTTTGCCCGGTTTGTCTTGGTCATCCCGGTGTGTTACCTGTTTTGAATAAAAAAGTTGTTGAGTTTACCGTACTGATGGGACTTGCAACTAATTGTACAATAAACAAACACTCTATCTTTGCCAGAAAAAATTATTTTTATCCTGATTTACCGAAAGGATATCAGATTTCACAATATGAAGAACCAATTTGCGAAAATGGATTCATTGAAGTAAATCTCTCAGATGGAAGCACAAAAAAAATCAGGATAAAAAGAATTCACATGGAAGAAGACGCTGGAAAATCAATTCACGACCAAAGTGAATATACTCTCGTTGATGTTAATCGTTGCGGGGTACCGTTGATTGAAATTGTTACCGAACCTGATATCAATTCATCAGAGGAAGCATATCAATATCTTACTAAGATAAAGCAGATTGTTCAATATCTTGGAATTTGTGATGGGAATATGGAAGAAGGTTCACTAAGATGCGACGCAAATGTTTCTGTAAGATTAAAAGGTGAAAAGAAACTCGGTGTCAAAACAGAAATAAAAAATATGAATTCATTCAGGAATGTTGAGCGAGCGTTAAATTATGAAATTGAGAGACAGATAGATTTGCTTGAAGATGGCGAAGAAATAATTCAACAAACTTTGTTATGGAATGCTGATTTGAATGAAGCTTTACCGATGCGAAGTAAAGAAGAAGCTCACGATTACAGATATTTTCCTGATCCGGATTTACTACCTGTTATTGTTGATGATGAATGGAAAAATAAAATTTCCTCACTAATGCCCGAACTCCCTGAAGCAAAGTTTAAAAGATTTGTTCAGCAGTATAATCTTCCGGAATACGACGCAGATATTTTAACTCAATCAAAAGCAATTGCTGATTACTATGAAAAAGTTTCTTCTGTTGCGAGTGACTATAAATCAGTGAGCAATTGGATTATGACTGATGTTCTCGGTTATTTGAATGAGCATAAAATCGAAATTGAACAGTTTCCGATTAGTGCTGAAAATCTTGGCAAATTAATAAATCTGATAACTGATGGAACTATCAGCAGCAAAATTGCAAAAGAAGTTTTCCAACTGATGCTTAAGTCAAATGATACTCCGGATAAAATTGTAGAAGAGAAAAATCTTGTTCAAATTTCTGATGAGGGAGAAATCATAAAAGTTATAAATAGTATTCTGGATAAAAATAAAAATCAGATTGATGAATATTTATCAGGAAAAGATAAAGTGCTTGGATTTTTTGTTGGACAAGTAATGAAAGAAACTAAAGGCAAAGCCAATCCACAGATGGTAAATCAACTTTTGAAATCAGAATTAGAAAAGTATCGCAAATAA
- a CDS encoding DUF1579 domain-containing protein has translation MKKFLITSLLLTFLWGNSYAQNEGMNSDEQMKIWMDYMTPGSMHEMMAKYVGEWKMVSKMWMEPNAEPVVSEGTVNAEMILGGRFLKMVAKFPMMGMQTEGWSLEAYDNGKKEFINIWIDNMGTGVAISTGKFDDATKSIIYNGKMYDPLAGKDVEFKSVSKMVSDNEMVFEMFGNFDGKEVKMMEINYTR, from the coding sequence ATGAAAAAATTTTTGATCACTTCGCTTTTACTCACTTTTCTTTGGGGTAACTCATACGCTCAGAATGAAGGAATGAATTCTGACGAACAAATGAAAATCTGGATGGATTACATGACTCCCGGTTCTATGCACGAGATGATGGCTAAATACGTTGGTGAATGGAAAATGGTTTCTAAAATGTGGATGGAGCCAAATGCAGAGCCAGTTGTTTCTGAAGGTACTGTTAATGCTGAAATGATCCTTGGTGGAAGATTTCTGAAAATGGTTGCAAAATTTCCAATGATGGGTATGCAAACCGAAGGATGGTCACTTGAAGCTTATGACAATGGCAAAAAAGAATTTATTAACATCTGGATTGATAATATGGGAACCGGAGTTGCTATCAGCACAGGTAAATTTGATGATGCAACCAAGAGTATAATCTACAATGGTAAAATGTATGATCCACTTGCCGGTAAAGATGTAGAATTCAAATCTGTTTCGAAGATGGTTAGTGATAATGAAATGGTTTTTGAAATGTTTGGAAATTTTGATGGAAAAGAAGTAAAGATGATGGAAATTAATTACACCAGATAA
- a CDS encoding AraC family transcriptional regulator: MVCNRCIKVVREELQNLGYKVDEISLGEATIHSDSKIDFELINKVLIENGFELIDSRHSRIIEKIKVTIIETIKEMSEGKIVNVQFSDLLQENLHLSYQYLSGLFSSSEGITIEKYIILQKIEKVKELIVYDELSISEIAYRLGYSSVQHLSNQFKKITGLTPSHFKKIKDIKRNPLDKII; this comes from the coding sequence ATGGTTTGTAATCGCTGCATTAAGGTAGTGCGTGAAGAATTACAAAACCTTGGTTATAAAGTAGATGAGATTTCTTTAGGTGAAGCCACAATTCATTCTGACTCCAAAATTGATTTTGAATTAATAAATAAAGTTTTGATTGAAAATGGATTTGAGTTGATTGACTCAAGGCATTCAAGAATAATTGAGAAAATTAAGGTTACAATTATTGAAACAATCAAAGAAATGTCTGAAGGAAAAATCGTTAATGTTCAATTCAGTGATTTACTTCAGGAAAATCTTCATCTGAGTTACCAATACTTATCAGGATTGTTTTCTTCATCCGAAGGAATCACAATTGAAAAATATATCATACTTCAGAAGATTGAAAAAGTTAAAGAGTTGATTGTATATGATGAATTATCAATCAGTGAAATTGCTTATCGGCTTGGTTATAGCAGCGTTCAGCATCTTTCAAACCAGTTCAAAAAGATTACCGGATTAACTCCCTCCCACTTCAAAAAAATCAAAGACATTAAAAGAAATCCTCTCGATAAAATAATCTGA
- the lepB gene encoding signal peptidase I: MSFQEKLKNIFKKKEKKEPQTPAEKVKEFFKQLFYAAIAAFFIITFIIQNTRIPTGSMEDTILVGDFVLVNKFIYGSSSPRYIPFTETPLPYFTLPAFKDPKPTDIVVFEYPGDRDQLEPTEKGVNYVKRCIGTPGDTVEIRDKVVFVNGKEFWRPPYIKYYRGMIGSNLRPLPKGYAEPRIFPRGMPWNEDNYGPLVVPKKGMTIPINIYNVEQWRTTIDREFGKRVVEIRGNVVYIDGQPASSYTFKKDYYFMMGDNRDDSLDSRFWGFVPRDAVVGEAFIILFSWDREIPFSELFRLLASVRTDRILKLIH; the protein is encoded by the coding sequence TTGTCGTTTCAGGAAAAATTGAAGAATATTTTTAAGAAGAAAGAAAAGAAAGAGCCACAAACTCCTGCAGAGAAAGTAAAGGAGTTTTTCAAACAACTATTTTATGCTGCAATTGCTGCTTTTTTCATAATCACATTTATAATTCAAAATACAAGAATTCCAACCGGCTCAATGGAAGATACGATTCTTGTTGGTGACTTCGTGCTGGTAAATAAATTTATTTACGGTTCAAGTTCACCAAGGTATATTCCATTTACAGAAACTCCGCTTCCCTATTTCACTTTGCCGGCATTTAAAGATCCAAAACCAACTGATATAGTTGTGTTTGAATATCCAGGGGACAGAGACCAGCTTGAACCGACTGAAAAAGGTGTAAACTATGTTAAGAGATGTATCGGAACTCCTGGTGATACTGTTGAAATAAGAGATAAAGTAGTATTTGTAAACGGTAAAGAATTCTGGCGTCCACCTTACATTAAATACTATCGTGGAATGATTGGATCAAACTTAAGACCTCTTCCAAAAGGTTATGCTGAACCAAGAATTTTCCCAAGAGGAATGCCGTGGAATGAAGATAATTACGGACCATTAGTTGTTCCTAAAAAAGGAATGACAATTCCAATTAACATATATAATGTTGAGCAATGGAGGACAACAATTGACAGAGAATTTGGAAAGAGAGTTGTTGAAATAAGAGGCAATGTAGTTTACATTGATGGTCAACCTGCATCATCATATACATTTAAAAAAGATTATTACTTTATGATGGGAGATAATCGGGATGATAGTCTTGATAGCAGATTCTGGGGATTTGTTCCTCGCGATGCTGTAGTTGGCGAAGCATTTATAATTTTATTTTCCTGGGATCGTGAAATTCCATTTTCAGAATTATTCAGATTGCTTGCCTCAGTCAGAACAGATAGAATTCTGAAGTTAATTCATTAA
- a CDS encoding DUF4286 family protein, translating into MGVYIVTINIKRQVEEEWLQWMKQEHIPDIMNAGFFTSYEIFKVVIPDTVSDEAVYQFHYRFNSIDDYYQYAEKAAPEFQRKHSEKFLGKFKASRAILKKID; encoded by the coding sequence ATGGGTGTTTACATTGTTACTATAAATATCAAGAGACAAGTTGAAGAAGAGTGGTTACAATGGATGAAGCAGGAGCACATTCCTGATATTATGAATGCAGGTTTTTTCACCAGCTACGAAATTTTTAAAGTTGTAATTCCTGATACTGTTTCCGATGAAGCTGTTTATCAGTTTCATTACCGTTTTAATTCAATTGATGACTATTATCAGTATGCTGAAAAAGCTGCACCGGAATTCCAGCGAAAACATTCCGAGAAATTCTTAGGCAAATTCAAAGCTTCCCGAGCAATTCTAAAAAAAATTGACTGA
- the pepF gene encoding oligoendopeptidase F, giving the protein MDYRLLPKFIHSTETATATLPTREQIDEKYKWNLKDIYESDEQWDKDFEWTNKNLIRYSDFKGKLSSSPSALYACLKLDEEIGIKLEKLSLYAMLAKDSDMRVSRYHAMDDRIKNLYARALSESSFIKPEILSIEENQLRKWIEENQELKIFQHYFDDILREKPHTLDSDKESILALSSEIAQVPYNTYSIFTNADMKFPFIKDENGNDIQISHGRYYAAMYSKDRAYRERAFKAYLKPYKEYVNSLNSLFTGNLKANIFYAKVRNYKSAREAALSKNNIPVSVYDNLVETVNKNFAPMYRWANLKKELLGVDKLHPYDIYVTLFDQKYEKKYSYDEAVELVLKALEIMGDDYLNSLRKAFNERWIDVYETVGKRSGAYSSGTTYGVHPYVMLNWTDLLNDVFTLAHEMGHNMHSYYTGLTQPFHYANYSIFLAEVASTFNESLLLDYLIQNSNSKEEKLHLLERYLNNITSTFYRQVMFAEFEQTVYEETEKGEALTPEELCSLYSSLFQKYWGPSMFVDEEESFTWARVPHFYYNFYVFQYATGMSASETLAHKVKTEGKPAIERYISFLKAGNSDYPINVLRKAGVDMNSPEPVLSVTKKMNTILDELENLL; this is encoded by the coding sequence ATGGATTATAGACTTTTGCCCAAATTTATTCATTCTACCGAAACAGCAACAGCCACACTTCCCACAAGAGAACAAATCGACGAAAAGTACAAATGGAATCTAAAAGATATCTATGAATCCGATGAGCAATGGGATAAAGATTTTGAATGGACTAACAAAAATCTGATCAGATATTCTGACTTTAAAGGCAAACTTAGCAGTTCACCTTCGGCTTTATATGCTTGCTTGAAGCTGGACGAAGAAATCGGAATAAAATTGGAAAAGCTTTCTCTTTATGCAATGCTTGCAAAAGATAGTGATATGAGGGTTTCGCGTTATCACGCAATGGATGACAGAATTAAAAACCTATATGCCCGTGCACTTTCAGAAAGCTCTTTCATTAAACCCGAAATTCTTTCAATTGAGGAAAATCAGTTAAGAAAATGGATTGAAGAAAATCAGGAGTTAAAAATTTTCCAACATTATTTTGATGATATACTTCGTGAGAAACCACATACTTTGGATAGTGATAAAGAATCTATTCTTGCATTAAGTTCTGAAATTGCTCAGGTTCCCTACAACACATATTCAATTTTTACAAATGCTGATATGAAATTTCCTTTCATAAAAGATGAAAACGGAAATGATATTCAGATTTCACACGGTAGATATTATGCAGCTATGTATTCCAAAGACCGAGCATACAGAGAAAGAGCATTCAAAGCATATCTTAAACCTTACAAAGAATATGTGAATTCTTTAAACTCACTTTTTACAGGAAATCTTAAAGCAAATATTTTTTATGCGAAGGTAAGAAATTATAAATCAGCAAGAGAAGCAGCATTAAGCAAAAACAATATTCCGGTTTCTGTCTATGATAATCTTGTTGAAACTGTTAACAAAAATTTCGCTCCAATGTATCGCTGGGCGAATCTTAAGAAAGAACTTTTAGGTGTTGATAAATTACATCCTTATGATATTTATGTTACTTTATTCGATCAGAAATATGAGAAAAAATATAGCTATGATGAAGCAGTTGAATTAGTTCTCAAAGCATTGGAAATTATGGGAGATGACTATTTGAATTCATTAAGAAAAGCTTTTAACGAAAGATGGATTGATGTTTATGAAACTGTTGGAAAAAGAAGCGGTGCATATTCTTCCGGAACAACCTATGGTGTCCATCCTTATGTAATGCTAAACTGGACTGATTTACTAAACGATGTATTCACTCTAGCTCACGAAATGGGTCATAATATGCATTCATATTATACTGGTTTAACACAGCCATTTCATTATGCAAACTACTCAATCTTCCTTGCTGAAGTTGCTTCAACTTTTAATGAATCACTTTTATTGGATTATCTGATTCAAAATTCAAATTCAAAAGAAGAAAAGCTTCATTTGCTTGAAAGATATCTCAACAATATCACAAGCACATTTTACAGACAGGTTATGTTTGCTGAGTTCGAACAAACTGTTTACGAAGAAACAGAAAAAGGTGAAGCTCTTACACCTGAAGAATTGTGTAGCTTGTACAGTTCATTATTTCAGAAGTATTGGGGACCTTCGATGTTTGTTGATGAAGAGGAATCATTTACCTGGGCAAGAGTACCTCATTTCTATTATAACTTTTATGTATTTCAATATGCAACAGGAATGTCTGCATCAGAAACATTAGCACATAAAGTTAAGACAGAAGGTAAACCAGCTATCGAACGATATATCAGTTTTCTTAAAGCCGGAAATTCTGATTATCCGATTAATGTTTTAAGAAAAGCCGGTGTTGATATGAATTCTCCCGAACCGGTTTTATCAGTTACAAAAAAGATGAACACAATTTTAGATGAATTAGAAAATCTACTCTAA
- a CDS encoding heavy metal translocating P-type ATPase: MKKIETEKISIPIEGMTCASCVTRVEKAIANAPGVKKVSVNLATEKALVEIDPTKFDFNLIKDAVEESGYKVILPENSNTINKSSSTTFQKKETTSEYLTEIKKDFFISLFFTLPVFILSMGVMWSEFRNLLPISIEQLNKVLLLLTTPIIFIPGKRFFSVFWKNTKHFTADMNSLVAIGTGSAYLYSLMLVLFPEIFHHQNTSHVYFDSTAVIITLILMGKWLEARAKSKTNDAVKKLIALRPETATVVSNGLEIEKRIDELQIGDIVIVRPGDKIPADGIIIKGNSYVNESMLTGESLPVEKSVNNKVFGGTINENGTFEFRVTATGDNSVLGNIIRLVEEAQGSKAPIQQLADKIAAVFVPVVILIALISFLFWILYTDNFSLALMNFVAVLIIACPCALGLATPTALIVGLGKAAQKGILIKNAESLELAHKVNIILFDKTGTITEGVPEVSKLITFGFSESEILSMLIPAEKRSEHPIAKAILRYAEKLKAGEYPLEEFESKTGLGIKAKVDEKNLIIGNEKFLKENHINTDFHIDEKLYLKENSSTKIFIAVNQKLAAIIFIDDKIKETSKEAIRLLKEMDIKTVMLTGDNKNTSLKIANEVGVDEVKSELLPEDKLKIVSEYKVGNNIVAFVGDGINDAPALASADVGIAIGSGTDVALETSDIVLLNTDLLNVANAIKVSKQVVKTIRQNLFWAFIYNVIGIPLAAIGLLNPMIAALAMSFSSVSVVSNSLRLKRSKI; the protein is encoded by the coding sequence ATGAAAAAAATAGAAACAGAAAAAATTTCAATTCCAATTGAGGGAATGACTTGCGCTAGTTGTGTTACTCGGGTTGAAAAAGCTATTGCAAATGCACCGGGAGTAAAAAAAGTCTCTGTTAATCTTGCAACCGAAAAAGCGTTGGTAGAAATTGATCCTACAAAATTTGATTTCAATTTAATTAAGGATGCTGTAGAAGAAAGTGGCTATAAAGTTATTTTACCTGAAAATTCTAATACAATTAATAAATCATCAAGTACTACTTTTCAAAAAAAAGAAACCACTTCAGAATATTTAACTGAAATTAAAAAGGACTTTTTCATTTCGCTTTTTTTCACCTTACCTGTTTTCATTTTAAGCATGGGAGTGATGTGGTCTGAATTCAGAAATCTGCTACCAATTAGCATCGAACAATTAAACAAAGTCCTGCTATTACTTACGACTCCAATAATTTTTATTCCAGGCAAAAGATTCTTTTCTGTTTTCTGGAAGAACACCAAACACTTCACTGCGGATATGAACTCGCTTGTTGCAATTGGAACCGGTTCAGCTTACTTGTATAGTTTAATGCTAGTATTATTTCCTGAAATTTTTCATCATCAGAACACTTCTCATGTTTATTTTGACTCAACTGCAGTAATAATAACATTAATACTTATGGGTAAATGGCTTGAAGCCAGAGCAAAGTCAAAGACTAATGATGCTGTGAAGAAGTTAATTGCATTAAGACCAGAAACCGCCACGGTTGTATCAAATGGTCTGGAGATAGAGAAAAGAATTGACGAATTACAAATCGGTGACATTGTTATTGTTCGGCCTGGTGATAAAATTCCCGCTGACGGAATTATCATCAAAGGTAATTCATATGTTAATGAATCAATGTTGACTGGTGAAAGTTTACCGGTTGAAAAATCAGTTAATAATAAAGTATTCGGTGGAACAATCAATGAAAATGGAACATTCGAGTTTAGAGTTACTGCTACCGGTGACAATTCTGTTTTAGGAAATATCATCCGATTAGTTGAAGAAGCTCAAGGTTCAAAAGCTCCTATTCAACAACTTGCAGATAAAATAGCAGCGGTGTTTGTTCCTGTAGTGATTTTAATTGCTTTGATATCATTTTTATTCTGGATTTTATACACTGATAATTTTTCTCTTGCACTGATGAACTTTGTTGCCGTTCTGATAATTGCCTGCCCTTGCGCACTGGGTTTAGCAACTCCTACTGCACTGATTGTTGGATTAGGAAAAGCTGCACAGAAAGGTATTCTGATTAAGAATGCAGAAAGTCTTGAGCTTGCTCATAAAGTTAATATAATTTTATTTGATAAGACCGGCACAATTACAGAAGGAGTTCCGGAAGTAAGTAAACTTATCACTTTTGGTTTTAGCGAATCAGAAATATTATCAATGCTTATTCCCGCCGAAAAAAGATCTGAACATCCGATTGCAAAAGCAATTTTAAGATATGCTGAGAAATTAAAAGCTGGTGAATATCCATTAGAAGAGTTTGAAAGTAAAACCGGTCTTGGAATTAAAGCCAAAGTAGATGAGAAAAATCTTATAATTGGGAATGAAAAGTTTCTTAAAGAAAATCATATTAATACTGACTTTCATATTGATGAAAAATTATATCTTAAAGAAAATTCTTCCACTAAAATTTTTATTGCTGTAAATCAAAAACTTGCTGCGATAATTTTTATTGATGATAAAATTAAAGAGACTTCCAAAGAAGCAATTCGATTACTGAAAGAAATGGACATAAAAACAGTAATGCTTACAGGTGACAATAAGAATACTTCGCTTAAAATTGCTAATGAAGTTGGAGTAGATGAAGTAAAATCTGAACTATTGCCGGAAGATAAACTTAAAATTGTTTCGGAATACAAGGTTGGGAATAATATTGTTGCGTTCGTTGGTGATGGGATTAATGATGCACCTGCTCTTGCTTCGGCTGATGTTGGTATAGCAATTGGTTCGGGAACTGATGTTGCTCTTGAAACTTCTGACATTGTATTGCTTAATACTGATTTGTTAAATGTTGCAAACGCAATTAAAGTATCAAAACAAGTTGTGAAGACAATTCGCCAGAATCTTTTTTGGGCTTTTATATATAATGTTATTGGAATTCCTCTGGCAGCAATTGGATTGCTTAATCCGATGATTGCAGCTTTGGCAATGTCATTCAGTTCGGTTTCTGTAGTAAGTAATTCATTAAGATTAAAAAGAAGCAAGATTTAG
- a CDS encoding SLC13 family permease gives MRRLFINNFSYLGFSIGVIAFVLMLSFFDPQPDKPSIKYTAAVAVLMAIWWMTEALPLAVTALVPLVLFPLTGVLPASKVSDSYINSVIFLFLGGFLIAIAMERWKLHRRIALKIITIMGASAPSILLGFMVASAFLSMWISNTATAVMMLPIALAVISKIESDVSEEKASKISKALLLGIAYSCSIGGIATLVGTPPNLALVRITKIIFPDSPQISFGSWMMLAVPISILLFFAAFLIIKFLFGVNKKISLDKSYIKTEYMSLGKITFEEKAVLIVFVSTVLLWIFRVELNLGFMIIQGWASLLKIQELVDDSTIAIIAALTLFVIPTRNKSEQNSILAANSIEQVPWSVILLFGGGFALANAFSVSGLSEYIGLQLKGITHIEILILILIISASINFLTELTSNTATTQMILPVLASVSLSMEVNPLLLMIPATLSASMAFMLPVGTPPNTIVFASKRLRIIDMIKTGFTLNISSILIITLLVYTLGNVIFGLSIFPEWAK, from the coding sequence ATGAGAAGATTGTTTATAAATAATTTTTCATATCTGGGCTTTAGCATTGGAGTAATTGCATTTGTTCTTATGCTTTCTTTTTTTGATCCGCAACCTGACAAACCATCAATTAAATACACTGCTGCAGTTGCAGTATTGATGGCAATCTGGTGGATGACTGAAGCACTTCCTTTAGCCGTTACTGCTCTTGTTCCTTTAGTTTTATTTCCATTAACCGGTGTACTCCCTGCATCCAAAGTATCTGATTCTTATATCAATTCTGTGATATTCCTTTTCCTGGGTGGCTTTCTGATTGCAATTGCTATGGAAAGATGGAAATTGCATAGACGGATTGCTCTTAAGATTATTACAATAATGGGAGCTTCAGCACCTTCGATATTACTTGGATTTATGGTCGCTTCCGCTTTTCTTTCAATGTGGATTTCAAACACAGCAACTGCAGTAATGATGTTACCTATTGCACTTGCAGTAATTTCCAAAATTGAAAGCGATGTTTCTGAAGAAAAAGCATCAAAGATTTCAAAAGCTTTATTACTCGGTATAGCATATTCTTGCTCTATCGGTGGAATTGCAACTTTGGTCGGAACTCCGCCAAATCTTGCATTGGTTAGAATAACAAAAATTATTTTTCCAGATTCACCTCAAATTTCATTTGGAAGCTGGATGATGCTTGCGGTTCCTATCTCAATATTACTTTTTTTTGCTGCTTTTCTTATCATCAAATTTTTATTTGGAGTTAATAAAAAGATATCATTAGATAAATCTTATATTAAAACTGAGTATATGTCTTTAGGTAAAATAACTTTCGAGGAAAAAGCAGTTTTGATAGTTTTTGTAAGCACGGTACTCTTATGGATTTTCAGAGTCGAACTAAATCTTGGATTTATGATAATTCAAGGATGGGCTTCATTATTGAAAATTCAGGAATTGGTTGATGATTCTACTATTGCAATCATTGCAGCGCTGACTTTATTTGTAATTCCAACAAGGAATAAATCAGAGCAGAATTCAATACTTGCTGCAAACTCCATTGAGCAGGTTCCTTGGAGTGTTATATTACTTTTTGGTGGTGGCTTTGCTTTGGCAAATGCTTTTTCTGTAAGTGGACTTTCAGAATACATTGGGTTGCAACTCAAAGGAATTACTCATATTGAAATTCTAATTCTTATTCTAATCATTTCTGCTTCAATTAATTTTCTGACTGAGCTTACATCAAACACAGCAACAACGCAGATGATTCTTCCTGTATTAGCATCAGTTTCTTTATCAATGGAAGTTAATCCATTGTTGCTAATGATACCTGCAACACTTTCTGCTTCTATGGCATTTATGTTACCAGTCGGAACGCCTCCAAACACAATCGTATTCGCAAGTAAAAGGTTAAGAATTATTGATATGATTAAAACAGGATTTACTTTAAATATCAGTAGTATTCTGATAATCACACTTCTTGTTTACACATTGGGAAATGTTATTTTTGGATTGAGCATATTTCCTGAGTGGGCAAAATAA
- a CDS encoding heavy-metal-associated domain-containing protein — protein sequence MTIQFKVEGMSCQHCVMAIQKELNKLDAKDFKVEIGLVEIDPEKNNLSKEQIKQAIEKAGYIVVE from the coding sequence ATGACAATTCAGTTCAAAGTTGAAGGGATGTCCTGTCAACATTGCGTAATGGCTATACAAAAAGAATTAAACAAACTGGATGCAAAAGACTTTAAGGTTGAAATTGGTTTAGTCGAAATTGATCCCGAGAAAAACAATTTATCGAAGGAACAAATTAAACAGGCTATCGAAAAAGCAGGTTACATTGTAGTAGAATGA
- a CDS encoding guanosine monophosphate reductase, with protein MKIYSKKELNEYTQSLTYDDISLIPTQVSRVKSRKDPSTQTTFLGLKLQLPILSSPMDTVTGLEMAKELTRLGCLGILNRFDSSLEILLQGKNGKGVRAVSIGLSTDMKIVEQLVEKNLIICIDTANANNKEVLKKCEQIKKKFETKIIIGNIAHGGTLQQLEDSGADAVRVGIGSGSVCTTSIQTGIGIGQVSSLLNVYFHREAKKLKIKIIADGGIKSPGDVAKAIALGADVVMLGRMLSGTRETPGEVIKYKGQLWKKYRGSASFGVKMRNEFIEGEETMVAYKGAVQNVIDAISDGLRSSMSYMNCININELRNADTFAVLSNSSYLERLPKI; from the coding sequence ATGAAAATATATTCTAAGAAAGAATTAAACGAATACACTCAATCACTCACTTATGATGATATAAGTCTTATTCCAACTCAGGTATCAAGAGTTAAATCAAGAAAAGATCCGTCAACTCAAACAACTTTTTTAGGTCTGAAACTTCAGCTACCGATTCTTTCAAGTCCAATGGATACAGTTACAGGACTTGAGATGGCTAAAGAGCTAACAAGACTTGGTTGTCTTGGCATTCTTAACCGTTTCGATTCTTCATTGGAAATTTTACTACAGGGTAAAAATGGTAAAGGAGTGCGAGCCGTTTCAATTGGTCTAAGTACGGATATGAAAATTGTTGAGCAACTCGTTGAAAAAAATCTTATTATTTGCATTGATACAGCAAATGCAAATAATAAAGAAGTTCTGAAAAAATGTGAGCAAATCAAAAAGAAGTTCGAAACAAAAATTATAATAGGCAACATTGCTCACGGCGGAACTTTGCAACAACTTGAAGATTCTGGCGCAGATGCAGTTCGTGTTGGAATTGGAAGTGGAAGCGTTTGTACAACTTCCATTCAAACCGGAATTGGAATTGGACAAGTGTCATCTTTATTGAATGTTTATTTCCATAGAGAAGCAAAAAAATTAAAAATTAAAATCATAGCTGATGGTGGAATTAAAAGTCCCGGCGATGTTGCAAAAGCTATTGCACTTGGTGCTGATGTTGTTATGCTTGGTAGAATGCTTTCCGGAACTAGAGAAACACCTGGCGAAGTAATAAAATACAAAGGACAGCTCTGGAAAAAATATCGTGGTTCAGCTTCATTCGGAGTAAAGATGAGAAACGAGTTTATTGAAGGTGAAGAAACAATGGTTGCATATAAAGGAGCAGTTCAAAATGTAATTGATGCAATTTCGGATGGATTAAGAAGTTCTATGAGTTATATGAACTGTATTAACATCAACGAATTAAGAAATGCTGATACATTTGCGGTGCTTAGCAATAGTTCATATCTTGAAAGATTACCTAAGATTTAA